CATCTACGCGTGGACCGAGGATCCCTCGGACGAGACCGAGGAGATCGAGATCTCCTTCGAGAACGGTTACCCCGTGGCCGTCGACGGGCAGGAGTACGAGCCGGTCGAACTCATCGAGTACCTCAACGAGCTCGCCGGCAGTTACGGCGTCGGTCGCACCGACATGATGGAAGACCGCATGCTCGGGCTGAAGGTGCGCGAGAACTACGAGCACCCCGGCGCGACGACGCTGCTCAACGCTCACGAGGCCCTCGAGGGTCTCGTCCTCACGCAGGAGGAGCGTCAGTTCAAGCAACAGATCGACCAGCAGTGGTCCCAGAAGGCCTACGAGGGCCTGATCGACGCGCCGCTCGTGAGCGCGCTCGAGGCCTTCATCGACGAGACCCAGAAGCGCGTGACGGGCACCGTCACGATCCGCTTCGAGGGCGGCCAGGCACGTCCGGTCGCTCGCGACAGCAAGTTCGCGGCCTACTCCGCTGAACACGCTTCGTTCGACACCGAGACGGTCGGGAAGATCAAACAGGAAGACGCCACCGGCGTCGCGAAGTACCACGGCTTCCAGCGCCGCCTCGCGAACGAGGCGATCGCCGCGAACGCGGACGATGAAGTCGAACTCGCGACCGACGGCAGCGGGAACGACGACGAGTAACGATGACCGAGGAGAGCGCTCACGACGATTCGCCCCGATCCGAAGCACCCCTCACCGACGGGGGAACTGACGACGAAGGGGTCGTCCGCCGGGACCGCTTCAGCGGCGGCCCCGCCCGGAGCTTCCTCTCCTCGCTCGACGCGGACGAACGCATTTTCGAGGCCGACCTCGAGGTCGACCGCGCACACACGGTCATGCTCGCCGAGCAGGATATCATCGACGACGACGTCGCCGGCCAGATCCTGACCGCGCTCGACGCGATCGAGGTCGACGGCCACGGCTCCCTGCCCGACGGCGAGGACGTCCACGAGGCCATCGAGACGGCCGTTATCGAGGGCATCGGCCCTGACGGCGGGAAAATGCACACCGCGCGCTCGCGCAACGACGAGGTCGCGGCCTGTATCCGCTATCGCCTGCGCGAGGACGTCCTCGAGGCAATTGAGACGACGCTCGCGCTGCGCGAATCGATGGTGGACGTGGCCGAGGCGCACGCCGAGACGATCATGCCCGGCTACACCCACCTCCAGCCCGCCCAGCCGACCACCGTGGCACACTGGGCGCTGGCCTACGAGGGCGCGGTTCGTCGCGACACCGAACGACTGCTCGAGGCCTACGAGCGGATCAACGAGTCGCCGCTGGGCGGGGCCGCCTTCGCGGGGACGACGTTCGACATCGACCGCGAGCGCACCGCGGAATTGCTCGGCTTCGATGGAATCGTCGAGAACTCGATGGACGCCTCCTCGAGCCGGGACTTCCTGCTCGAGACGGTGCAGGCGCTGTCGACCCACGCGACGACGCTGTCGGGGCTGGCCGAGGACGTGATCATCTTCGCGAACCGTGGCTTCGTCACCCTGGCGGACGACTACTCCTCGACGTCGTCGATCATGCCCCAGAAGAAGAACCCGGACACGCTGGAACTCGTCCGCGCGGTCGCGGGCGACGCGGCCGGCGGCGTCCAGGGGCTGACGACGACGCTGAAGGGACTGCCGCGCGCGTACAACCGCGATCTCCAGCGGGCGACGACCCACGCCTGGGAGACCGTCGACGCGGTCACCGAGGCCAGCGAGGTCGCGGCGGGGGCGGTCGCCACCGCCGACTGGAACGAAGAGACGCTGGCCGCAGAAGCCGGCGAGGGGTTCTCGACGGCGACCGGCGTCGCGGATCTGCTCGCGGCGAACGGCCTGCCGTTCCGGACGGCACACGAGTTGGTGGCGATCGCAGCCGACAACGGGGCGGACTACGACGCGCTCGAGGCCGCCGCAGGAGAGGTGCTCGGCGAGTCGCTCGAGGCGTACGTCGACCCCGAAGCCGTCGAAGACGCGCTCGATCCCGCGAACAGCGTCGCGAGCCGCGACTCGCAGGGCGGTCCCGCCCCGGAAGCGGTCGAGGCGCAGGTCGAGTCGGCCGTCGAGGCGCTCGGGGCTGATAGGAACGCACTCGCGGACGCGACCGACGCGCTCGAGACGGCACGCGAGACGCTCCGTTCGGAGGTGAACGGCTATGTCTGAGCCGCTCGCTCGAGCGCGACGGACCGTCCACCTCGCGAGTTCCCGGGCCGTCGCTCGACCGACTCGACGACGGTCCCCGCGAGGGGACTACCTACCTACTTCATGATATGTCAAAATAAATGCGCGGTATTATAGCGTCTACGGGCCGTTAGTGGGTAGTGCAGTTAGTGTAATTTTGCTGTTAAGTTCGAAGGGTTTAAGGGATCCCGGCACCCACGTGCGAGTACAATGACCGAATGCGTCGAGTGTGGGGCTGAAGTGTCCCTGCGCGACGATCTGGAAGTGGGAGAGATCGTTGACTGTACGACCTGTGGAGCCGAGCTGGAAGTCGTCGACACGGAGCCGCCAGTCCTCGAGCGGGCCCCCGAGCTCGAAGAGGACTGGGGTGAGTGACCTTGCAGACGGGCGCGATACCGACCCGCGCTGCACACACGGCTCGCGGAGCGCGTAGCTCCGTCATCCCCAATCAGAGGTGGCTCGCGTGAACGTAGGCATACTCTATTCACGGATTCGCAAGGACGAGAAGCTCCTCCTCAACGAGCTTCGCGAACGCGATCACGAGATCACGAAGATCGACGTTCGGAAACAGACCTTCGACATCTCGGAAGCGCCCGCGGCGTTCGACGGCCTCGATATCGTCGTCGACCGCTGTCTCGCCACGAGCCGGAGCCTGTACGCCACGCAGTTCTTCGAGGCCTACGGCATCCCGGTCGTCAACAGCCACGAGACTGCGGACATCTGCGCCGACAAGGTGAAAAACAGCCTCGCGCTCGAGAGCGCGGGCGTCCCGACGCCGGCGACGAAAGTCGCCTTCACGAAGGAGACGGCCATGGAAGCCATTGAGGACTTCGGCTACCCGTGTGTCCTCAAACCAGTCGTCGGCTCGTGGGGCCGCCTGATGGCCAAGATCGACTCCGAGTCGGCCGCCGAGGCGATTTTAGAGCACAAGGCGACCCTCGGCCACTACGAGCACAAGGTGTTCTACATCCAGGAGTTCGTCGAGAAGCCCGGCCGCGACATTCGCGTGCTCGCGGTCGACGGCGAGCCCATCGCCGCGATGGTCCGCTCGTCCGATCACTGGATCACCAACGCCGCCAAAGGGGCGGAGACGGACGTCTTCGACCTCGACGACGAGGCGCTCGACCTCGTCCAGAAAGCCAGCGACGCCGTCGGCGGCGGGCTGCTCGGCGTCGACCTCATGGAAACCGGTGACTCGTATACGGTTCACGAAGTGAACCACACCGTCGAATTCAAGGCCCTCGACGAGGCCGTCGAAACCGACGTGGCCGGCACCGTCGTCGACTGGCTCGAGCAGACGGCCGAGGCGGCGGATCCGGAACTCGAGGTGACCGCCTGATGGCGGTCGGCACCGAGACCGGTGCGGACGAAAACGCCGAGACGATCACCGCGAGCGTCATCGGTGGCAGCGGCTTTACCGGCGGCGAACTCCTGCGCCTGCTCGCCGGCCATCCGAACTTCGCGATCACCGAGGTCACGAGCCGTTCGAAGGCCGGCAAGAGCGTGGGCTCCGTCCACCCGCCGCTTCGCGGATCGGACCTGCGCTTTACCGAACCCGAGGACCTCGAGTCCGTCGACGTCCTCTTCGCGGCGACGCCACACGGCGTTAGCATGGGGCAGATCGACGACTTTTTCGAAATTGCGGACACCGTCGTCGACCTCTCGGCGGACTTCCGCCTCGAGAGCGAGGCCCAGTACGACGAGTGGTACGACGGCCACGAGGCCCCCGAGTACCTCGAGAAGGCCGAGTACGCGCTCCCCGAAATCAACCGCGACAATCTCGAGGGCGCGGAACTGATCGCCGGCGGCGGCTGTAACGCCACCGCGACGATCCTCGGGCTCTATCCGCTCTTCGAGCACGATATTCTCGAGGGCGGCGAGCAGATCGTCGTCGACGTGAAAGTCGGCTCCTCGGAAGGGGGAGCCGGCGGCGGCGAGGCCTCGAGCCATCCCGAGCGCTCGGGTGTCGTGCGCCCGTACGCGCCGACCGGCCACCGTCACGAGGCCGAGATCGAGCAGTTCCTCGACACCTCGGTCGCCTTCACCTGCCACGCCGTGGATATGATCCGCGGCGCCAGCGCGACGAACCACGTCTTCCCCTCGGGGCCCGTCTCGAAGGGCGACCTCTGGCAGGCCTATCGGGACTGCTACGAGGACGAACCGTTCGTCCGCATGGCCGCCGGCGGCTCCGGCGTGTATCGGTATCCGGAACCCAAGGCGGTCGCCGGGACCAACCTCGCCGAGGTCGGCTTCGAACTCGACCCGTCGAACAAGCGCATCGTCGTCTTCTCGGCGATCGACAACATGATGAAAGGCTCCGCGGGACAGGCGGTCCACGCCGCCAACGTCGCGCTGGGGTTAGAGGAGACGGCCGGACTCGAGTTTACGGGACTCCACCCCGTGGGGGCACCGTAAATGACGACCGTCGTCAAGATCGGCGGCGCACGCGCCGTCGATCCCGAAGGCGCGCTCGCCGACGTGGCCTCGCTCGTCGACGACGGCGAGGACGTCGTCGTCGTTCACGGCGGGTCGACCGCCGTCGACGAGACCTTGGAGGAACTCGGCGAGGAACCCACGTACGTCGAGACCCCCGGCGGCGTCGTCGGCCGATTTACCGACGAACGCACCATGGACGTGTTCAAGATGGTGATGCCGGGCAAGCTCAACACCGATCTGGTCGAGAGCCTGCACAACGAGGGCGTGAACGCGATCGGCCTCTCCGGAACCGACGGCAAACTGCTCGAGGGCAAGCGCAAATCGGCCGTCCGCGTGAAAGAGGACGGCAAGAAGAAGATCAAGCGCGGCGACCACTCGGGGACGATCGAGTCGGTCAACGCCGACTTGCTCGAGACGGTCATCGCGGGCGGCTACACGCCCGTCGTCTCCGTCCCGGTGCTCGGGCGGGAGAAGGAAGGCGGGTACACCGCGGTCAACGCCGACGCCGACCGCGCCGCCGCAGCGGTCGCCGGTGCGCTCGGTGCCGACTTGGTCGTCCTCACGGACGTCTCGGGGATCTACGAGGACCCCGACGACGAGTCGACGAAGATCGAGTCGGCCGCGACACCCGACGAATTCGAGGGCGTCAAAGACGCTGCGGAAGGGTTCATGACGAAGAAGGTCATGGCCGCCGAGGAGGCCCTCGAGGGCGGCGCGGCGTCGGTGATCGTCGCGACGGCCAACGCCGACGAGCCGATCACGAGCGCGCTCGCGGGCGAGGGAACGACGCTCGAGCCCGGCGTGCTCGCGGACGACGAACCCGAACCGGAGGCCACAGAATGAGCGATCACGACTTCGTTTCCGGCGGCAAGCCGATCGGTATCGAACGTGGCGAGGGACCGTCCCTCTACGGGACGGACGGCACGGAGTATCTCGACGTCGGCGCGAGCTACGCCTGTACGCCGTTGGGCCACTCCCATCCCGCGGTCGTCGACGCGGTACAGGAACAGGTCGGCGACCTGACGTTCGTCGACTCTTCCTACCCCGTCCAGTCGCGCGAGGACGCCTACGCGGCGCTCGTGGCCTCGACACCGGCGGGTCTGGAACAGGCCTGGTTCTGTAACTCCGGGACCGAGGCCAACGAGGCCGCGCTGAAGTTCGCCCGGTCCGCAACGGGAGCGTCGACGATCGTCGCCGCGACCCGGTCGTTCCACGGCCGGACCATGGGCTCGCTCGCAGCGACCTGGAAGGACAAGTACAAGAAGCCGTTCGAGCCGCTGGCCGGCGACGTCGAGTTCGTCCCCTACGGCGACGACGAAGAACTCGCGGCCGCCGTGGACGACGAGACCGCGGCCGTCATCCTCGAGCCGATCCAGGGCGAGGGCGGGATCAACGTCCCGCCCGCGGGCTACCTCGAGACCGCCCGCGAGGTCACTGACGAGGCCGGCGCTGCGCTGATCTTCGACGAGGTCCAGACCGGCATGGGCCGGACGGGCTCGATGTGGGCCTGCCAGAACGCGGGCGTCACGCCCGACATCCTCACGACGGCGAAGGGGCTGGGCAACGGTCTGCCCGTCGGCGCGGTCGCGGTGCGGGACTGGATCGCCGACGGTGCGGCCTCCCACAACGCCACGTTCAGCGGCGGCCCGGTCGTCACCGCGGCCGTCCACGCGACGATCTCGACGCTGGTCGAGGAGGAGTACCCCGCCCACGCCGCCGAGATGGGCGACTATCTCACGTCCGAACTCGAGGCCGCAGTGGGCGACGACGTGCGCGAGGTCCGCGGCGAGGGCCTGCTCGTCGGGGTCGAGTTGAAACGCGGCGCGAACCGCGTCGCCCGCGATCTGGCGATCGAGCAGCAGGTGCTGGCGCTGCCGGCCGGACGAACCGTCCTGCGACTGCTCCCGCCGCTCGTCCTCGAGCGATCGGACGCCGATCGAGTAGTCGACGCGATCGCCGACGTCCTCGGATCGAACGACGACCCATGAGCACGAACGCCGACTCCTCGAGCGACGTGTCGGCCGCGGAGGCCCGCGAGTTACTCGTCGATCTCGTCTCGATCCCATCGCCGACCGGCGAGGAACGCGAGGCGGCCAAACGCCTCGTGGACTTCTTCGAGGCCCACGACCGGGAGGTCTGGATCGACGCGGTCGGGAACGTCCGCGCGCCGGCGGACGACGCCGTGTTGTTGACCTCACACATCGATACCGTCCCGGGGGACATCCCCGTCGAAGTCGAAGAAACCGGCGACGACGAGATCCTCTGGGGCCGCGGCAGCGTCGACGCGACGGGGCCGCTCGCAGCGATGGCGGCCGCCGCCGTCCGCACCGGCGTTTCCTTCGTCGGCGTCGTCGGCGAGGAGGTCGATTCGAAAGGGTCGCGCTACCTGGTCGATGACCGAGCCGAGGCACCGGCGGCCGTCGTCAACGGCGAACCCTCCGGAGCCGACGGGATCACGCTGGGGTATCGCGGCCTGATCGCCGGTACGTACGTCGCGACCAGCGAGTCTGGGCACACCTCTCGGCCGGACCCGAACGCGATCCAACACGCCGTCCGCTGGTGGTCGGCCGTCGAGGACCGCTTCGAAGGCGACGAGTACGAACCGGTCTTCGAACAGGTGACGACCAAGCCGGTCGATATCGAAGGCGGCGTCAGCGACGACGGCCTCTCCGTCGAGGCGACGATGGACGTCCAGTTGCGCGTCCCGCCGGCGCTCACCGTCGGCGCCGTCCGCGAAGCCGCGGAGGCCGAACTCGAGGTCGGGACCGTGACCTGGAAGGACAGGGTCCCGCCGGTGATGATGAGCTCGCGAACGGAGGTCGCACGGGCGTTTCGCGTCGCCATCCGCAAAGAAGGCGCGGACCCCCGCCTGGTGCGAAAGACCGGAACGAGCGACATGAACATCTACGCCGGGGCCTGGGACTGTCCGATGGTCACCTACGGGCCGGGCAACTCGGACCTCGATCACGCACCGGACGAACGACTGCCGTTGTCGGAGTTCGACCAGTCAGTGTCGATCCTCGAGCGCGTCGCGCGGACGCTCAGTGAGGACTGAACACCGCGTATTTCCAGACGAATATCATACTATGACACCAGAGACGACCGATACACAGCCGAGACATTTCCTCGACGTCGACGACCTCTCCGAGGCGGAACTGTTCGCAGTTCTCGACAGGGCCGACGAGTACAAACGCGCCGTCGAAGCCGGCGAGGACCATGCCGATCTGTCCGGTCAGACCCTGGGGATGCTCTTCCAGAAGGCGAGTACCCGTACCCGCGTCTCCTTCGAGACGGGGATGACGCAGCTCGGCGGGCACGCGATCTTCCTCGGGGAAGACGACATCCAGCTCGGGCGGGGCGAACCACTGAAAGACACCTCGCGGGCGCTGTCGCGGTACGTCGACGCGGTAATGGCTCGCGTCTTCAAACACGAGAACGTCGAAGTACTCGCGGAGTACTCCTCGGTGCCGATCGTCAACGGCCTCACCGACGATGCCCACCCCTGCCAGACGCTCGCGGATCTGCTGACGATCCGCGAGCACGAGGGCGGTTTCGACGACGTCTCCGGGAGCGAAGCGACCGGAGGCTCGTCGAACGACGCGTTCGACGGTGTGTCGGCAGTCTGGATCGGCGACGGCAACAACGTTGCCCAGTCGTTCGCGCTCGGCTGTGCCCTGACCGACATCGACCTGACGGTCGCAACACCCGAGGGGTACGGGATCGACGACGAGGTCGTCGAACGCGCTCGTGACCTCGGCGGCGATCCGACGATCACGACCGATCCGGTCGAAGCGGTCACGGACGCCGATATCATCTACACCGACGTCTGGATCTCGATGGGCCAGGAGGACGAACGCGACGTCCGAATGAACGACTTCGACGGGTTCCAGGTCGGGTCGGACCTGCTCGAGCACGCCCCCGACGCGTCGGTCATGCACTGTCTGCCGGCTCATCGCGGCGAGGAGATCACCGACGAGGTCATCGAGAGCGACCGATCGATCGTCTTCGATCAAGCGGAAAATCGGCTGCACGCCCAGAAGGCGCTGTTGAGTTGGTTGCTGGAGTAAGTGTTCGATCGCGAGCGAAGCGAGCGATCGGTTTTTTGGTCCAGATTTTAGAAATGCGCTATTTCTTCAGTAAATTCGATGTTGATAGTTTCCTGTCTCGAAATCGGATAGATGAACGGTCTACTGTTGTTATACCTTCGACAACGAATGCGAAGACGACGATGTCGTTCAGACTGATACTCGCCACCATCCTCATGTTGCTGGGGCCGGCGGCGCTGATCGTGCTCTACGTCCTGTAAAGCAGGGGTAGGGGGTATCGACTACCGACTACGGGGCGTGTCGCCCTCCGTTTTTGTGGTCCGGACGGTGGATCAGTCGAGCACTGCGTAGACCTCACCGAGAACGAGCCCGTACGCGGCGTGACCGACGAGGCTTTCGACGGCGACGTTCGGAACGTCGGGTGCCATTCCGAACCCGACCGCGGAGAGCCAGATCGGCATGACGACGACGGCGAGGGCGAGCCAGACACCGAGCCCGTACACGAGTCCGACAGCGGCGCTCGACCCGAGACCGAGTTCGGTTCGTCCCGTCGCGACCAACAGCGCTGCGAAGACGACGCCGAGAACGGCTCCGTGCGAGACGTGAATAACCATTCCCGCGAGGCCACCTTCGAGGCCGTACTTCGCCGGGATCACCATCTCGAGCACTTCAGGCGTCTGCATCGCCATCATCGCGCCGAACACGATCGCGCCGACGATACCGCCGACGGCTCCCGCTTGCCAGTGTTCGAGTGCCGTTTCGGTTCGTTCGGGTCGCTGGGTCATCGTTTCTGATGCCATATGGTACCATATCTCTCGCACTCGTGTAGCACTATCCCGGTCTGACGGCGGCCGTACACAGCCGTTTCCCGGCACTCGATTCGGTTCAGTCGGGCAGTTTTCCGATCGTTCGACGAGAGCGGTCCCGGCAGCGGCGGGTAACGACGGGAAGATTCTTTGGTCCAGCGCGTCCAGTTTCACTCGATGTCGAACCCGCTCCGTGTCTCGGCCGGTGAACTCGAAATCGATGCGATCATGGCCGCGATTCAGGAGGGCCGACGTGTCGTGATTACGACGACGGCGGCGCAGACGGAGTACGAAGTGACGCTGCGATACGACGGGTCGGTGTACTACTGCGATACGCCGACGCGACTCCACCGTCACGAGAGCGAGGGCGAAATGCGGAGCTGTATCCGGAAGATGGGGTACGGAGCGGTAGTCGAGGACACGTGACAGCGGTGTGACTGTGGAGGTCGACTGCGGCGGGTATTTTTACGCTCTCGTCCGTACGGACTGGTATGGCCGACGCCCCCCAGCACCGACTCGGGGAACTGATGGAAGAATCGAACCCGGCGTTCGAGGAGGTGATGAGTTGCGTCTTCGGTATCGAGGATCACGAGACTCGTACCTATCTCACCCTGTGTGACCAGCCCGGCAGTACGATCGAAGAGCTGGCTACCACGCTCGAGCGCGACCGGAGTACGGTCAACCGGTCGCTGTCGACGCTGCAGGAACGGGGACTCGTTCGCCGGAACCGCCGCCTGCTCGACGGCGGCGGCTACGTCTACCAGTACACCGCCATCGCCCTACCGAACGCCAAGGAGATGCTCCACGAGGCGCTCGACGCCTGGACCGCGACCGTCCACGACGTGATCGACGACTTCGACGACGGGGCACAGTAAGCGAGCCCACCGCCGAATCCACGTGCTTTTTGCCTCTCGCCTCCCTCTCGACTGACAATGAGTCTCAGTCTCTCGGCCGACCAGCCGGAACGACCCGCCGACGCCGACGACGGCGTCTGGCTCGAGTGCATCGAGTGCGGGGAGACGTTCGCACCCTTCGACGACGTCCGGTACACCTGCGACGAGTGTGACGGCCTGCTCGAGGTTCGCTACGCCGAGCTGCCGACGTTCGACGACTTCGAGGGACACGGCGTCTGGCGCTACGCCGACGCCTTGCCGTTCGAATCGGGCGTCTCGATACAGGAAGGCGCGACGCCGCTGTACGAGGTGCCCCGCCTCGAGGACGAGGTCGGTGTCGAGGCCCTGC
This portion of the Natrinema salinisoli genome encodes:
- the argC gene encoding N-acetyl-gamma-glutamyl-phosphate reductase, producing the protein MAVGTETGADENAETITASVIGGSGFTGGELLRLLAGHPNFAITEVTSRSKAGKSVGSVHPPLRGSDLRFTEPEDLESVDVLFAATPHGVSMGQIDDFFEIADTVVDLSADFRLESEAQYDEWYDGHEAPEYLEKAEYALPEINRDNLEGAELIAGGGCNATATILGLYPLFEHDILEGGEQIVVDVKVGSSEGGAGGGEASSHPERSGVVRPYAPTGHRHEAEIEQFLDTSVAFTCHAVDMIRGASATNHVFPSGPVSKGDLWQAYRDCYEDEPFVRMAAGGSGVYRYPEPKAVAGTNLAEVGFELDPSNKRIVVFSAIDNMMKGSAGQAVHAANVALGLEETAGLEFTGLHPVGAP
- a CDS encoding helix-turn-helix domain-containing protein, whose translation is MADAPQHRLGELMEESNPAFEEVMSCVFGIEDHETRTYLTLCDQPGSTIEELATTLERDRSTVNRSLSTLQERGLVRRNRRLLDGGGYVYQYTAIALPNAKEMLHEALDAWTATVHDVIDDFDDGAQ
- the lysX gene encoding lysine biosynthesis protein LysX; translated protein: MNVGILYSRIRKDEKLLLNELRERDHEITKIDVRKQTFDISEAPAAFDGLDIVVDRCLATSRSLYATQFFEAYGIPVVNSHETADICADKVKNSLALESAGVPTPATKVAFTKETAMEAIEDFGYPCVLKPVVGSWGRLMAKIDSESAAEAILEHKATLGHYEHKVFYIQEFVEKPGRDIRVLAVDGEPIAAMVRSSDHWITNAAKGAETDVFDLDDEALDLVQKASDAVGGGLLGVDLMETGDSYTVHEVNHTVEFKALDEAVETDVAGTVVDWLEQTAEAADPELEVTA
- a CDS encoding [LysW]-lysine hydrolase, coding for MSTNADSSSDVSAAEARELLVDLVSIPSPTGEEREAAKRLVDFFEAHDREVWIDAVGNVRAPADDAVLLTSHIDTVPGDIPVEVEETGDDEILWGRGSVDATGPLAAMAAAAVRTGVSFVGVVGEEVDSKGSRYLVDDRAEAPAAVVNGEPSGADGITLGYRGLIAGTYVATSESGHTSRPDPNAIQHAVRWWSAVEDRFEGDEYEPVFEQVTTKPVDIEGGVSDDGLSVEATMDVQLRVPPALTVGAVREAAEAELEVGTVTWKDRVPPVMMSSRTEVARAFRVAIRKEGADPRLVRKTGTSDMNIYAGAWDCPMVTYGPGNSDLDHAPDERLPLSEFDQSVSILERVARTLSED
- a CDS encoding aspartate aminotransferase family protein, producing MSDHDFVSGGKPIGIERGEGPSLYGTDGTEYLDVGASYACTPLGHSHPAVVDAVQEQVGDLTFVDSSYPVQSREDAYAALVASTPAGLEQAWFCNSGTEANEAALKFARSATGASTIVAATRSFHGRTMGSLAATWKDKYKKPFEPLAGDVEFVPYGDDEELAAAVDDETAAVILEPIQGEGGINVPPAGYLETAREVTDEAGAALIFDEVQTGMGRTGSMWACQNAGVTPDILTTAKGLGNGLPVGAVAVRDWIADGAASHNATFSGGPVVTAAVHATISTLVEEEYPAHAAEMGDYLTSELEAAVGDDVREVRGEGLLVGVELKRGANRVARDLAIEQQVLALPAGRTVLRLLPPLVLERSDADRVVDAIADVLGSNDDP
- the argH gene encoding argininosuccinate lyase produces the protein MTEESAHDDSPRSEAPLTDGGTDDEGVVRRDRFSGGPARSFLSSLDADERIFEADLEVDRAHTVMLAEQDIIDDDVAGQILTALDAIEVDGHGSLPDGEDVHEAIETAVIEGIGPDGGKMHTARSRNDEVAACIRYRLREDVLEAIETTLALRESMVDVAEAHAETIMPGYTHLQPAQPTTVAHWALAYEGAVRRDTERLLEAYERINESPLGGAAFAGTTFDIDRERTAELLGFDGIVENSMDASSSRDFLLETVQALSTHATTLSGLAEDVIIFANRGFVTLADDYSSTSSIMPQKKNPDTLELVRAVAGDAAGGVQGLTTTLKGLPRAYNRDLQRATTHAWETVDAVTEASEVAAGAVATADWNEETLAAEAGEGFSTATGVADLLAANGLPFRTAHELVAIAADNGADYDALEAAAGEVLGESLEAYVDPEAVEDALDPANSVASRDSQGGPAPEAVEAQVESAVEALGADRNALADATDALETARETLRSEVNGYV
- the lysW gene encoding lysine biosynthesis protein LysW; translation: MTECVECGAEVSLRDDLEVGEIVDCTTCGAELEVVDTEPPVLERAPELEEDWGE
- the argF gene encoding ornithine carbamoyltransferase — translated: MTPETTDTQPRHFLDVDDLSEAELFAVLDRADEYKRAVEAGEDHADLSGQTLGMLFQKASTRTRVSFETGMTQLGGHAIFLGEDDIQLGRGEPLKDTSRALSRYVDAVMARVFKHENVEVLAEYSSVPIVNGLTDDAHPCQTLADLLTIREHEGGFDDVSGSEATGGSSNDAFDGVSAVWIGDGNNVAQSFALGCALTDIDLTVATPEGYGIDDEVVERARDLGGDPTITTDPVEAVTDADIIYTDVWISMGQEDERDVRMNDFDGFQVGSDLLEHAPDASVMHCLPAHRGEEITDEVIESDRSIVFDQAENRLHAQKALLSWLLE
- a CDS encoding argininosuccinate synthase: MTRVALAFSGGLDTTVCVPLLEEEYGYDDVIGVTVDVGQPAEEFDEAEETAEALGLEHYVVDAREEFAQLCLESVRANATYQGYPLGTALARPVIAKAILEVAEEQDCTGIAHGCTGKGNDQLRFEAVWRDSDLEVIAPVRELGLTREWEKEYAAEKNLPVEGGSGGDWSIDTNIWSRSVEGDDLEDPNYVPPTDIYAWTEDPSDETEEIEISFENGYPVAVDGQEYEPVELIEYLNELAGSYGVGRTDMMEDRMLGLKVRENYEHPGATTLLNAHEALEGLVLTQEERQFKQQIDQQWSQKAYEGLIDAPLVSALEAFIDETQKRVTGTVTIRFEGGQARPVARDSKFAAYSAEHASFDTETVGKIKQEDATGVAKYHGFQRRLANEAIAANADDEVELATDGSGNDDE
- a CDS encoding acetylglutamate/acetylaminoadipate kinase, which gives rise to MTTVVKIGGARAVDPEGALADVASLVDDGEDVVVVHGGSTAVDETLEELGEEPTYVETPGGVVGRFTDERTMDVFKMVMPGKLNTDLVESLHNEGVNAIGLSGTDGKLLEGKRKSAVRVKEDGKKKIKRGDHSGTIESVNADLLETVIAGGYTPVVSVPVLGREKEGGYTAVNADADRAAAAVAGALGADLVVLTDVSGIYEDPDDESTKIESAATPDEFEGVKDAAEGFMTKKVMAAEEALEGGAASVIVATANADEPITSALAGEGTTLEPGVLADDEPEPEATE
- a CDS encoding histidine kinase, with amino-acid sequence MASETMTQRPERTETALEHWQAGAVGGIVGAIVFGAMMAMQTPEVLEMVIPAKYGLEGGLAGMVIHVSHGAVLGVVFAALLVATGRTELGLGSSAAVGLVYGLGVWLALAVVVMPIWLSAVGFGMAPDVPNVAVESLVGHAAYGLVLGEVYAVLD